GTCAGCGCGTCCAGCGCACTGGAGGACGACGCCGGCGCGGCGACCTCGGGCACGGACGCGCGGCCGCGGCGCGGCTTCGCGGTCGTCGTGGTGGTCACGGTGGGCTCCTGTCCGCCGGGGTCGAGACCGGCATCGGGTGGGTCGGTGGGTCGTGGTCGGTCTGGGGGTCAGACCGGGGTGCGGTGCCAGACGCGCGCGTACCGGTCCTCGAGGAGCTCGGCGGCGAGCGCGTAGTCCGCTGACAGGTCGGGGTCGTCGAGGCGCCAGTACGTGGCGGCGGAGTGCGCGAGCGCGGCGGCCGACGCGAGCGTCGCGGCCGGTCGCACCCGGGTGGTCGAACCATCCGGGTGGATCTCGAGCGGGCGGCTCGTCGACGTGCGCTCCCGCTGCAGCAGGACCGCCGCCAGGCGCCGCGGCCGCGGCACCGCGCGAGCGGCCGATACCGGGCTTTGACGGGCCGGGCACGTCGCGAAGTGCGTCAGCGCCGGGAACTCGTGCGGGGCGATCGGGTGGTCCACCGTCAGCGGCCGGCACGTCGTGCGGCCCGTCGACAGGGCGTGCGACGGCGGCACCGGGGACAGCGCGTCGTTGTAGTCCAGGTCCAGCGGGATGTACGAGCGCTTCTTGCTCTTGCGCGGGTGCTCCGGCACCACCAGCACGAGCGCGATCCGCGCACCGCACTCGTCGCACGTCGTCAGGTGCCTCACGCGGACCACCTCGACTCCACGCCCAGGCGCTGCCGCTCACGGCGGACCGTCTCCGGCACGACACCGAGCTGCACCGCGATCCACCGGTCGGAGCGACCCCCCGCCGCGAGCGCGGCGATGACCTCAGCGCGCTCGTCGCGGTTCAGGGGCACGGACATGTCGCCGTCGAGTGCGCGGGCGACCGCGACCGGGTCGACGTTGTCGGTGTCGATGCCGGTCTGCGGGCGTGCGTCGGGGTCGTCGAGGGTGTCGTCGTCCCACGCGAGCGGGGGTGCGTAGCCCAGCACCGCGGCGCGGCGGCGGGTGCGCTCGGACGGGCCCGGGGACATCGCGAGGGCGTCGTACGCGGCGACGACCGCGTCGTGCGTCTCGCGCGCGATCCAGTCGCCCACCTGGTGCAGCACGAGCTGCGACGTCGTCCTCGTGCCCATCCGCTCGGTGATGTGCGCGTGCGCCCAGCCGAGCGCGAGCAGCGCCTCGATCCGGCGTCGGGCGCCGAGGTTCGGGACGAAGCCGGGACCGTGCGGCCGGTTCAGGATCGAGTCCGGGCGGACCGCGAGGAGCGTGCGGGCGACCTTCACGGTCACGGTGGGCTGCTTGCCCGCCCCGATCTTCGAGACGACGGACGGGCTGAGGCCTGCGCACTCCGCGATGCCGCGCACCGAGCAGCCCGCGGCGCGCAGCCGCTCGATGTGCCGGCGCGCCCTCGTCGCGGGCACAGTCCGAAGACGCCCCTGCTCGCGGTCGAGGCGCCACCGCTTCTGGTACGCCAGGTCGTACGTCATCGGGCACCGCCGACGGCGTACTCGAGGTCCGGCTCGTCGACGAGCGCGAACGACACGTCCGCGCCGGTGCGCGGGGTGGACGCGGCGGTGGGAAGCCAACGGTCCACCGGACGCGGGTCACGGCCGTGGCACGCCGTGCATACGCGCCCGTGGTGCGGGCCGCGGTCGGCCAGCGAGCCCACCGTCCGCTGGCACCGGTCACACACCAGGTCGCCGGTCCCGCGGAGGGTAATCATCCCGGCGCGGCGCGCGACGAACCACAGGCTGTCCGGTGCGCGGTGCGCGGCACCGCCGAGCAGCAGGTGCCCCGCCGTGCCGTCGCCGACGAGCACGCCGCGACGGTCGAGCGGGCGCAGCATCGCCGAGCCCGTCTCGATCAGCGCCAGACGGGCCGCGTTGACCTCGGCCGGCGACTGCGCCGCCGCGAGCGCGAGGAGCGCGTCGGTGGGCGTGAGACGGGCGGGCATCAGAGCTCACCGCCGTCGCGGGGGTTGCGGGAGACTCCGATCGCGATGATGCCCAGCAGGACCGCGAGCACGATCACGATGAACGCGACGCCGGTGTCGATGCCCGTCGCCGCGAGCGCGTCAGGGCTGGTCGGGGTCCGAGGGGACGAGGTGGCGTCCGAGGAAGGCTGGGGCTCGGCCGCCGGAGGTGCGGTCGACGGCGCGGCAGAAGGTGCAACTGGCGGGGTCGTGGGAGCTGGGCCCAGCGAGGGCGGCGCCGAGGGTGTGGCGGACGTCGGCGTCGGGCTCGGGGCCGGGCTCGTCGACAAGCTCGGGCTGGGCGTCGGGCTCGGGGCCGGGCTCGTCGACGGTGAGGGCTCGGAGGTAGGCGTCGCGGTGGGCTCGGGCGAGGCGGTCGGCGTCGGCAAGGTAGTCGGCACCGGGCTCGACGTGGGTGAAGGCGTGGTCGGGCACGGGGTCGGCTCCTTCGTCGTGAGGCAGACGGGCGGCTGGCCGCCCTCGCCGTAGTGCTCGTCGTACTGCGATACCTGCACCCACACGACGCACCCGTCGGTGATGCCGAACGCGGACCACGGGACGAACGTCGCGCCGATCCACGACGCGCCCGGATGCCCCTGGTTCGGGTCGAGGTGCAGTCCGTGCGTCGTGCCGTCGTCGGTGCGGACGTTGATGTGGCCGTGCGCCGGCAGGGGCGTCGGGAACGTGAGACCCGCGGTCGTGACGGTGTACGGGGTCGGGTCGTCGGATGCGGCGCGAGCCGCGGCCGCCCCGGCGATCGCGCCGAGCGCGAGGAACCCGAGCAGGACGAGCACGACGAGCACGCGACCGAGCGCGACCGACTCCGGGGGCATCGTGTCCGTCGCGCGGACGCGGGGCCGCGCGTGACGAGGCGTCGGGGCGGTCACGCCGACACCTCGTCGGCGACGAGCTGCGGGACCACGATCGACTCAGGCACGACCGCGACGTCGCCGAGCAGCGTGACGAGCGGCGGGTACGCAGGCTCGCCCGCGTGGCCGAAGTCCGAGCGGACCGTGCCGTGCGCGGCCGAGTACTCGTGCTCCGCCGCGAGCGCGGAGGCGTGCTCGAGCGCGTTGACGAGGGCGTCGAGGTTGAGGGGGACGGCGGGGCCGTCGTAGTCGAGGACGCGCTCGGCGGCGTCCTGCAGGACCGCGGACAGGGGTCGGGTGGTCATCGCGTGCTCCCGGCGAAGGCGGGGCGGCGCAGGGGCCGCACGGTGGCGAGGGGCAGCGTGGTCGCGGCCGGGTCGGTGTCGAGGTCCGCGATGACGGCCTCGTACGACTCCGGGTCGGTCCACGTCGGGGTGGTGATGACGTCGGCCGGGACGGGCGCCGGGGGCTCGGCGACGGCGTCCGCGAGGGACGTGACGGACTGCCGCTGCGACGGCGTCGGGGCCGCGTCCGCGGCGTCGAGGATCGCGGCCCAGTGCATGAGCGCGGCCTGGACCTGCGGCGAGTCGGCGCCGTGGCGCGCGATCAGCGCGTCGACGCGGCGCCGGGCCGCGGCGTACAGCAGCGACGGGGGCGTCGAGCCGCCGACGACCGTGCCGGGCATCACCGTGCCCTGCGCGTCGGCGCCAGCGCGCAGCGACGCGAGGCCGGCCACGCTCGAGGAGCGCTCGTTGAAGTTCGTGGACATGGGCGGTGCCTTCCGTGTCGGTCGAGGAACAGCGGTGGGCCGGGTCAGGAAGCCGCTGGGGCGGCGTGCTTGATGGCGTGGACGTGGCCGCGGTAGATCGCCTGCCGTGCGGCCATGTCGGTGCAGACGGGGCACGCGTCCCCGCTGGAGGAGGGGCGGTCGGTCGGGGGCGACGAGGGGGCGGCGTCGCCCCCGACCGAGCTCGTGTCGACGACGCGCGGGAGGCTGACGGAGCCCAGAGCCCCGGGCTTGCTCGTCGTCGCGGGGGCGGGAACGGGAAGCGCCTGGGGCGCGTCGTCGAGCTGGTCCGCCGCGACACCCGTCGCACGGCGGGCGGCGCGACGCTGGCGGGTCGCGTAGGTGGACTCCCCCACCGCGACCGCGAGCGCGAGCAGGGCGAGCACCAGCGTCAGCGCGGTCACGAGGCGGCCCTCGAGCCGATCGGCACGACGTTCGACTTCTCCGCGCGGTGCGAGCACAGCTGCCCGGCCTCCCACGCCGCGAGGCAGGCCGGCTCGATGAGCCAGCGGCCCTTGCGGGTGCGCTGCTTGCCGTGCAGTGTCCCGTCCGCGAGCGCGCGGCGGATCGTGTCCGGGTGTCGGCCCGAGGCCGCAGCCGCCTGGTCGGCGGTCAGGTCGCCGATCACGACGCCCTCCGCGTGACCGTTGCGGTGTGCTCCGCGCGGCGGGTGATCTCCGACGCGGTGAGCCCGAGGATCTGGGCGACGTCGCCGAGCAGCGACGGACTGAACGCGATGTGGCCGTTGAGCCGGGCGGAGAGCGTCGCGCGGCGGAGCCCGAGGGTGTCGGCGATCCCGGTTACCGTGACCCCCTGCTGCCGAGCGATCTCGGCGCGCACCTCTTCCGCGACGGCCTCGTCGAGGGTGGTGAGCCCATTTCGGTTCGTTGCCATGCGCACACCTTGGACCCATTTCGGTTCAGCGTCAACCCCCTTGTGCCGGGTGAACCGAAATCGGTACGGTTGTGCGCATGGCCAGAGTCCCGAAGCCCCTAGAGCCGCTCGACCTCGAGATCGCCGACGTGCTGAACGAGGCCGTGGGACAGTCGGGCATGAGCCGCCGCGAGCTCGCGCTCCAGCTCGGCATGTCGATGAACCGGATCGGCATCATCCTGCGGAAGGAACCCCCGCCGGCGACCGTCGGCGAGGTCGGTCTCCTGGCATCGATCGCGGGCCTGTCCGCGTCGCAGGTGATCGCCACCGCGGAGGAACGCCTCGCAGCCAAGGCGGGCACCCGCGCTCTGCGACTGGTTCCCGACCAGATCGAACATTCGTTCGAAGTAGATGGTCTGGTCACCCTCAACCCCGCCGCGTCGGATGCCGATGACGTTGACCCTGACGCCGAGGTCGAGGCGCAGCAGAGCGAGCCGTGATGGGAGAGTGCGTGGACGAGATGCTCGAGGTCGCGCGTGAGCGCGGTGTACGTGTCGCGTGGCGCGACCTGGGGCGGCGGAACGGCGAGTACCATTCGACCGGTCTCATCCTGCTCAACCCCAAGCGCAGCCAGACCGTGCAGCGCGTGACGCTCGCGCACGAGCTCGGGCACGCGAAGTACGGGCACGCGTGGACCGACGACCCCTCGGAGCACGCGCGCCAGGAACGCCTCGCGGACGAGTACGCCGCCGCGCTGCTCATCGACGCGCAGGACTACGCCCTCGCCGAGGCCGTCGTCGGCCCGCACGTCGGCGCGCTGGCGCGCGAGCTCGGCGTCACCGCGAGCATCGTCCAGGCGTGGCAGCGCGTCGCTCGGCGTCGCAGGAGGAGTGCATGACGGCGCGTCGCGGGCCGTTCACCCAGCGGAGTGAAGCGGCGATAGCGGCCTCAAGAGGACAGCACTGGCTGTCGACGACCGGTGCGACGACAGAGGGGGTGCGTCCGTGGTCGCAGTGAGCTCCGGAGAACCACCCACGCGCTCCTGCCGGCAGATGGACGGGAGGGCGGGCACGGGCGGCACGTGGTCGCACTGCCGGGGCCGCAGTCCGCGGAGCCTGAACTACTGGATCGCCGAGCTCAACGCGCTGATGAGCGCGTGCAGCACGGCGGACGGCCGGACTCTCAAGGCCGAGTTGCGGCGTCTCATGCAGCGCGCCGAGCAGGGCGATCTCCGGTTCGGCCGCGGTCAGGATGTCGATCGCATGGTCACGGCCAAGACAGTCCTCGAGATCCGGGCCCGGCGGAACGTGGGCATCACCGTTGGAGACGACACAGGGGACCGCGTCGTGCGGCTCTACTTCTCGGAGCCCGAGCATGCGCCGGACATGCTGCTGGCTGCGAAACTGGGGTGGAAGCACCCCGAGGGCAAGACCGAACAGAACGAGCACGCCGCCGAAGCCGCCGCCCGCGTGAGGGATTTCTTCACCTGAACGGTGGCCACGTGCACCCAACTGCACATGGCAAGATGCGTGACGCGTGGTGTCGGAGGACTGTGGTACCGGCACACCAAGGAAGGGGATGACGGTGGACCTTGACGAGATGCTCGGCTTCGACCCGAACAACCGTGACGACCGGCACGCCGAGATCCTGGTAGACGAGCACGACGAGCTTCTTCGGCTGCTGGTCGAGGCGCGGCGCAGACACAACCTGGACCAGGACGACGTTGCCCTGCTCATGGGCATCGACCGCAGCGGCGTCTCGCGCATCGAGTCGGGCAGCCGCGATCTTCACCTGTCGACGCTGCGTCGGTACGCCTTTGCGGTCGGCGCGGTGATTCGCCACCAGGTCGAGGACATCGACACCGTCATCCGACGCGAGCGCGAGGCAGCGGCAGCTGGCTCCCTGCGCGCGCTCCCCTCCGAATGGGCGACGCCCCGCGGCTTCCGCAGCGAGAAGCACACGCTCCCCGCGAGCTCGCGGTGACCGACTCGACCTACCCCGGCATCCCGATCGCCAGCAACGCGCCTGACACCATGCTGGCGGCCGTGGATATCGTGCGCTCCATCATCCAGCCGGTGACGGGAGACCGCGAGGCCGAGGCCCGCGAGCACGACAACGACGTCTGGACGATCTACGGAGATCAGTTCAGAGTGACGCCCGATCGACTGGCGTTCCGACTCTTCGGCGACCTCTCGATCTTCGACAACGGCTGGTTCGTGGGCGTGACGGTTGCAGTCATGGTCGACATGCGTGGCAACGACAGGCCCGCCACGCTTCCTGACGGCACATGGTCGCCTGCGACGGAGAACGCCCTGACCGAGCGTCTCGGCGCCTGGGCGTCTCACGTCATGTGGGACGTCGCGTCGTCGTGCGCACGGCGCCTCGCGGCGCAGAGCTACGCAAGCAGCCCCCACGTCCCCATCACCACACCGGAAGCGGTCCTCCTACTCTCCGAAGAGGAATAACCGGTGGCGTGGACCCGCAAGCTCGCATCGGGGTCGTATCAAGGGCTGTTCCGCGATCGCGACGGGAAGGTCCGGACCGCTGACGGCGGACCTTGGTCGCGGAAGGCCGAGGCGATGCGCCGCGCGGGTGAGGCAGAGGCTGCGGCGCGCGCTCTGGGGTGGCGCGACCCCGCGGCCGCGGGCGAGCTGTGGGGTGCCTGGCGCGTCGAATGGGAGAAGTCCCGGACCGTCGAGCCCTCGACGAAGCGCGCCGACGACGGCCGCCTCACGAAGCACGTTGAGCCGCGCTGGGGGCGAGTCCCGCTCGTCGAGATCACGCGCCACGACGTCAAGGCCTGGTACGCCGAACTGCAGCGCGGCGGACTCTCCCCCGCCACCGCCCAACGGTGCGTCCACCTGCTGTCCGCCTCGCTCAACGCCGCCGTCGACGCCGGCGTGCTCAGCGCGAACCCCGCAGCACGCTTGCGTCTGCACGTGCCCGCGCCCTCCACCGAGCGCTACCTGAGCCACGAGGAGTTCGACGCGATCGCCGCACAACTCGACGAGCCATGGGCTCGCATGGCCCGGCTGCTTGTCGGCACCGGCCTTCGCTGGGGCGAGGCCGCTGGCCTGCACGCGCACCGCGTGACGCCGAGGTGGGTAGAGGTCGTCGACGTCTGGGACCAGCACGGCCGGCAGATGCGCTCCTACCCGAAGGGCAAGAAGCGTCGACAGGTCCCCCTACCCGCGTGGCTCGTGCTCGACACCGCGAGCGCGACCTGCGGCCTGCGTCACGCGCGCGGGGTGTGTCGCGCGGGGCTCGTCGTCACGTCACCCGGTGGCTCCGTGATGGACGCCGGGCGGTTCCGCTCGAAGTGGGACGCCGCGTGCCGGGCCGCCGGCGTCGGGCACGTCCGCGTGCACGACCTGCGCCACACGTACGCGTCGTGGCTCCTGCAGGCTGGCGTCTCCCTCGCTGAGGTCGGGCGCCTGCTCGGGCACACCTCGCCGCTCACGACCCAGCGGTACGCACACCTCGCCGAGACACCGTCCGCAGCCGTGCTCGGCGCGCTCGGCGCCCACGGCCCCGCCCTCGTCGACGACGGGGCCCCGCGCCTGCGCGTCGTCTGACGCCCTACGCCGAGGGCGGCTGGGAACCGGGCGCCCCCGGCTGCGGCGGGTACGGCTGACCTCCGTACGGCGCGGGAGGCTGGCCCGGGTACCCGTACGGCGGCTGTCCCCTGTACGGCGGCTGCGCGGCCTGCCGCGATGAGCGCGTCGCGAGCCGCACGATCAAGACGATCCCCCCGACCACCGCAGCGACGATCAGGAACAGGACGACGAGCACGATCAGGTGCATCGGCGTGAGCGAGTTTCGGGCCATGGCCGGAACCGTACGCCAGCGTGCGCCTGCCGCACGTGAGGCGCCGCGGTCGAGTCCTGAGCGCATCGGGCGCGTGCAGCAAACGTGCAGCAAACTCCCGCCAGATGAGGGCGCGTGATGTCGCAAGAGCACGGACGCAGCCACGCCAGATCGGCGGCCTGACCTGCGCGAACGTCGCGTCGCGTCGCACCCCGTCGCATGACGTCGCA
The sequence above is a segment of the Cellulomonas palmilytica genome. Coding sequences within it:
- a CDS encoding helix-turn-helix domain-containing protein; this encodes MIGDLTADQAAAASGRHPDTIRRALADGTLHGKQRTRKGRWLIEPACLAAWEAGQLCSHRAEKSNVVPIGSRAAS
- a CDS encoding tyrosine-type recombinase/integrase, producing the protein MAWTRKLASGSYQGLFRDRDGKVRTADGGPWSRKAEAMRRAGEAEAAARALGWRDPAAAGELWGAWRVEWEKSRTVEPSTKRADDGRLTKHVEPRWGRVPLVEITRHDVKAWYAELQRGGLSPATAQRCVHLLSASLNAAVDAGVLSANPAARLRLHVPAPSTERYLSHEEFDAIAAQLDEPWARMARLLVGTGLRWGEAAGLHAHRVTPRWVEVVDVWDQHGRQMRSYPKGKKRRQVPLPAWLVLDTASATCGLRHARGVCRAGLVVTSPGGSVMDAGRFRSKWDAACRAAGVGHVRVHDLRHTYASWLLQAGVSLAEVGRLLGHTSPLTTQRYAHLAETPSAAVLGALGAHGPALVDDGAPRLRVV
- a CDS encoding helix-turn-helix domain-containing protein, which produces MTYDLAYQKRWRLDREQGRLRTVPATRARRHIERLRAAGCSVRGIAECAGLSPSVVSKIGAGKQPTVTVKVARTLLAVRPDSILNRPHGPGFVPNLGARRRIEALLALGWAHAHITERMGTRTTSQLVLHQVGDWIARETHDAVVAAYDALAMSPGPSERTRRRAAVLGYAPPLAWDDDTLDDPDARPQTGIDTDNVDPVAVARALDGDMSVPLNRDERAEVIAALAAGGRSDRWIAVQLGVVPETVRRERQRLGVESRWSA
- a CDS encoding helix-turn-helix domain-containing protein — translated: MATNRNGLTTLDEAVAEEVRAEIARQQGVTVTGIADTLGLRRATLSARLNGHIAFSPSLLGDVAQILGLTASEITRRAEHTATVTRRAS
- a CDS encoding ImmA/IrrE family metallo-endopeptidase — translated: MLEVARERGVRVAWRDLGRRNGEYHSTGLILLNPKRSQTVQRVTLAHELGHAKYGHAWTDDPSEHARQERLADEYAAALLIDAQDYALAEAVVGPHVGALARELGVTASIVQAWQRVARRRRRSA
- a CDS encoding helix-turn-helix domain-containing protein, which produces MDLDEMLGFDPNNRDDRHAEILVDEHDELLRLLVEARRRHNLDQDDVALLMGIDRSGVSRIESGSRDLHLSTLRRYAFAVGAVIRHQVEDIDTVIRREREAAAAGSLRALPSEWATPRGFRSEKHTLPASSR